One part of the Streptomyces ferrugineus genome encodes these proteins:
- a CDS encoding family 43 glycosylhydrolase, whose product MARRLLTLLAALLLALSLGQPSASAASFTNPVKAQKGADPWISYHDGNYYMVATSWTDVITIRKSATLAGLASAPGVQVWKGDAANRCCNIWAPEIHFINGRWYLYYVAGQNVSDYIPTQRTHVLESAGSDPMGPYTYRNQLNSAWMLDPNVATINGQLYLFGSASGGTQNLVAARMSNPYTLATGFSTISTPTYDWERNGTVNEGPEILQRGGRTFLIYSASGCWTPDYKLGQLTLTGSDPLLAASWTKKSTPVFQRSDANGVYGPGHNGFFTSPDGTESWIVYHANDSASDGCDNGRTARAQKFTWNSDGTPNFGTPVRLGASMTGPSGEPSSASTTYTVINRNSGKCLDVAGGSTADGANVQQWSCNGGNNQKWRLEDLGDDTHRLVNVATGKVLDTENCSAADGAGLRQWSWLDNTCQRFRFVATDGGHVRIANQATGKVADVANCGTADGTDVRQWSWLNNTCQQWRLNPV is encoded by the coding sequence TGGCCCGTCGCCTACTGACCCTGCTGGCGGCGCTGCTGCTGGCCCTGTCGCTCGGACAGCCGTCCGCGAGCGCGGCGTCCTTCACCAACCCGGTCAAGGCGCAGAAGGGCGCCGACCCCTGGATCTCGTACCACGACGGCAACTACTACATGGTGGCGACCAGCTGGACCGACGTCATCACCATCCGCAAGTCCGCCACCCTCGCCGGCCTGGCCTCCGCGCCCGGCGTGCAGGTGTGGAAGGGCGACGCGGCGAACCGCTGCTGCAACATCTGGGCGCCGGAGATCCACTTCATCAACGGCCGCTGGTACCTGTACTACGTCGCCGGGCAGAACGTCTCCGACTACATCCCGACCCAGCGCACCCACGTCCTGGAGAGCGCAGGCTCCGACCCGATGGGCCCGTACACCTACCGGAACCAGCTCAACTCCGCCTGGATGCTGGACCCGAACGTCGCGACCATCAACGGTCAGCTCTACCTCTTCGGCAGCGCGAGCGGCGGCACACAGAACCTGGTCGCCGCCCGGATGTCCAACCCCTACACCCTGGCCACCGGCTTCTCCACCATCTCCACGCCGACCTACGACTGGGAGCGCAACGGCACGGTCAACGAGGGGCCGGAGATCCTGCAGCGCGGCGGGCGGACCTTCCTCATCTACTCGGCCAGCGGCTGCTGGACGCCCGACTACAAGCTCGGCCAGCTCACCCTGACCGGCTCCGACCCCCTCTTGGCCGCCTCCTGGACCAAGAAGTCCACGCCGGTCTTCCAGCGCAGTGACGCCAACGGCGTCTACGGACCGGGCCACAACGGCTTCTTCACCTCACCCGACGGCACCGAGAGCTGGATCGTCTACCACGCCAACGACTCCGCCTCCGACGGCTGCGACAACGGCCGTACGGCCCGTGCGCAGAAGTTCACCTGGAACTCCGACGGCACCCCGAACTTCGGCACACCGGTCCGCCTGGGCGCGAGCATGACCGGGCCGTCCGGTGAGCCGTCGTCCGCCTCGACGACGTACACCGTCATCAACCGCAACAGCGGCAAGTGCCTTGACGTGGCGGGCGGTTCGACGGCCGACGGGGCGAACGTCCAGCAGTGGAGCTGCAACGGCGGCAACAACCAGAAGTGGCGCCTGGAGGACCTGGGCGACGACACCCACCGTCTGGTGAACGTGGCCACCGGCAAGGTCCTCGACACCGAGAACTGCTCCGCCGCCGACGGCGCCGGCCTGCGCCAGTGGTCCTGGCTGGACAACACCTGCCAGCGCTTCCGGTTCGTGGCGACCGACGGCGGCCACGTCCGCATCGCCAACCAGGCCACCGGCAAGGTGGCGGACGTGGCGAACTGCGGCACGGCGGACGGAACGGACGTACGCCAGTGGAGCTGGCTGAACAACACCTGCCAGCAGTGGAGGCTCAACCCGGTGTAG